The uncultured Cohaesibacter sp. genomic sequence CCGAAAGCCAGATCGTTCCAGGGGCCAACCCATTCAGCCGCATCAATGGTTCCGTTCTGAAGAGCGGTAAAGATGTCGGTTGCCGGTAGCATGATGACCGAGGCACCAAGGCGACGCAGCACCTCGCCACCCAGACCCGCGATACGCATCTTCAGTCCCTTGAGATCATCAAGGGACTTCAGTTCCTTGGCGAACCAGCCGCCCGCCTGAGTACCCGAAGCCCCGGCATAGAAGGGAAGGACGTTGAAAGGTTCGTAGGCGCGCTCCCACAGCTCCTGACCACCGCCAAAACGCAGCCATGCGGCATGCTCGATCTGGGTAAGGCCGAAGGGAACACCGGTATAGAAATGGAAAGAAGGATCTTTGCCCTGCCAGTAATAGGATGTTGCATGGCCGACTTCTGCCGCGCCACTGGAAACGGAATCAAACACTTCCAGAGGGGGCACGAATTCGCCAGCGCCAAAGACCTTGATGGTCAGGCGGCCGCCAGACATCTTGCCGACACGCTCGGCAAAGCGCACACCATTGATCCCGACGCCGGGCAACTGTTTGGGCCAGGACATGGGCATTTTCCAGACGATCGACTCGCTGGCTTTGACGACGGCAGGGCTGGCCAGCGTCGCTGCGCCACCGACCGCGAGCCCGGTCAGGACCGAACGGCGATCAAGTGATCCACCTTTTCTCATTAAATTATCCTCCGACTGTGAGATGAAAGAGATACTATTGTTCTTTTGTAAAGCATGCTTGCACGACCTAGAGGCGAGCGCAAGATCTGGTCAGTGCCAACTATTTCATTTTCTCATACAAAGGCCCGAATGGACTTTTTGCTATCGTCTTTTCGTTTAAAACACGAACAAATGAGTGGATTACCCAATAATATGCGCCGCAATATCGCACTGAGTTGGTTTGATTAACGCGTAATTTCCTGTAGCTAGTTAGGCTATTATGGAATAATGTTTCGTATTCCCATTTGAAACAAGGATCTAAAAGCGTGCCGCGCAAAAGCTCCAAACTCGATCGAATTGATCTTCATATTCTGGATGAACTCCAGAAAAACGCCCGTATCACCAACAAGGCGCTCTCGGAAATCGTGGGGTTGTCACCCAGCCCCTGCCTACAGCGGGTCAAGCGGCTGGAAGATATCGGCTTGATCAGTGGCTATCTGGGCCTGATCAATCTGGAGGCTCTGTGCCGCCATGTCACCGTGATCGCGACAATCACGATACGAGATCACGATCACTCCATTTTCTCGACCTTCGAGAAGGCCATCGCCGAGCTGCCAGACGTTGTTGAATGCCTCAAGATGAGTGGTTCGTTTGATTATCTGGTGCGGTTTGTTTGCACTGACATCCAGCGCTATCATGCCGTAACCGAGGATCTTCTGGTGCAAGTGGGCGGCAAGATGCAGATCGCCAGCCATGTTGTTCTGGATCAGACCAAACAATATCATGGGGTGGATCTGGAAGAACTCGTGCACGGATAAGTGTTTGTTTTTGGCTAACTTTAGAATAAATATAAACTACAATAAGTGAATACACTTAAATCGATAGTCGTTATCAAATGATTCAGCAATAATTTGTATCCTTTTTTCAAGTTTTTTACTTCTTTTGATCTAAATCGGTTGACATTAAACCCAATTAGCAGGATGACTTTGCAAGTCATTCTCAATTATTCGAACATCTGCCGTTTGGGGAAGCCGACAGAAGGTCCGATCCAAGTGAAGAAATGGAGTCAGTCAATGATTGCTACTCTCAATGATCTCACGACTGGAGATCATGGTCGTATCACCAAGCTGGATGTATCCAACCGAGCCTATAAACAGCAATTGATGGCCATGGGTTTGACCCGTGGTGCAGAATTCACGGTTATGCGCATCGCGCCTCTTGGTGATCCAATCGAAATCAAAGTCCGCGGCAGTGCGCTGTCCTTGCGCAAATCCGATACCATCGGTGTCCAGATCGAGACCGAAGACCGCTAGACCTCAGGCTGCTAGACCACGCGCCTCCATTTGCTCAAAACCCATGCGCATCCCAACGTTGCCCCCCTATAGGGCAGCGAACAAAGTTTCATATTCAAGAGACCGCTTATGACAGATATCCGGATCGCTTTTGCAGGAAATCCTAACTGCGGCAAGACCACTCTTTTCAATGCCCTGACAGGTGCACGCCAACATGTGGGCAACTGGCCCGGCGTTACGATCGACCGGAAAGAAGGGCATTACACGCACAATG encodes the following:
- a CDS encoding TRAP transporter substrate-binding protein; the protein is MRKGGSLDRRSVLTGLAVGGAATLASPAVVKASESIVWKMPMSWPKQLPGVGINGVRFAERVGKMSGGRLTIKVFGAGEFVPPLEVFDSVSSGAAEVGHATSYYWQGKDPSFHFYTGVPFGLTQIEHAAWLRFGGGQELWERAYEPFNVLPFYAGASGTQAGGWFAKELKSLDDLKGLKMRIAGLGGEVLRRLGASVIMLPATDIFTALQNGTIDAAEWVGPWNDLAFGLYKVVPNYYMPAFHEPGAGLEIIVNKDKYKELPEDLQAIVKEAAQSTALETMADYQYHNAMSLRPLLAKEGVKLRKLPDEMMMAMAKESAVVLKEIAESSPLAGEIYDSFIKYRNIANEYIIDAEWEIVRVRNMAIEKGLI
- a CDS encoding FeoA family protein, whose product is MIATLNDLTTGDHGRITKLDVSNRAYKQQLMAMGLTRGAEFTVMRIAPLGDPIEIKVRGSALSLRKSDTIGVQIETEDR
- a CDS encoding winged helix-turn-helix transcriptional regulator — encoded protein: MPRKSSKLDRIDLHILDELQKNARITNKALSEIVGLSPSPCLQRVKRLEDIGLISGYLGLINLEALCRHVTVIATITIRDHDHSIFSTFEKAIAELPDVVECLKMSGSFDYLVRFVCTDIQRYHAVTEDLLVQVGGKMQIASHVVLDQTKQYHGVDLEELVHG